The Balearica regulorum gibbericeps isolate bBalReg1 chromosome 5, bBalReg1.pri, whole genome shotgun sequence genomic interval AGCCATGTCACcagggctgctctctgctgccGGCGAGGCCTGGCTCTCGGGAGGGCACGGAGTGGCGTCCCCGCCGAGGCCGCTCGTTGTGGCCGGCTCGGGGCTGGCGCTCGGGGCGGGGGAAGCGGCGCCGGAGCGGGGCGACGGCGGGTCGCTGTCCGCCGGTGGATCCGCGGGTGGATCCCCGGGGCGCTCGGCGGGTTCCCCGCCGCCACACGTGCTCCAGGCCGCACCGCCGCCGGGGCCTGGGGGAGGAGCCGCCTTGCCGCCCGCTTCAGCTGCCGGCGGCTCGCCCAGCCCCTCCGCACCGGGCCCGGCCTCCTGCAGCCGCTCCCCGCCCGGGCCTAGCTGTTCCTGCGGGCCGGGCCCCGGCACCACGGGCAGCGTGACCAGGAGCTGCCGCTGGGCCTTGTTGAAGGCGGCCCGCCCGCGGCTCTCGTCCACGTCGTAGGGGAGGCGGAGGCGCAAGCGGTAGGCGGGACGCTGCGAGTCGAGGCGCAGCTCCCGACCGCGGATTTCCAGGGCGGCCTGGGCGGCGGAGCGCAGCAGCGGCAGCTCCACCGTCACCACCAGCTCCCGCGGCACCGGGCTGGGCGCCGAGTCGCGGCAGCACCGGTAGTCCTGCAGGTCCACGTAGGAGCGGTGCCGGATGCTCCAGCGCGGTGTGGTGGGgccggcgggccgggccgccggGGGATCGGCTGGTggaggcggcggcgcggcggcgggcgggaaGGGGAAGGGCGGCAGCGGGGAGTCGCCgtcggcgggcggcggcggggcgccgCCGGGCAGCGGGGTGCGGATGACGGGCGCCTGCGGGACGCCCTTGTACTTGGAGCCGCGGAGGACGGCGGCGTTGGCGCGGTCGAGTTGCACGGCGCAGTGGCGCTCCACGGCGTCCAGCGCCGTGTCGCTGAGCAGACGGCGGAagcgggggctgcgggcggccAGGCGGAGCGCCGCCGGGTGGAAAACCACGTCGTAGAccaggcggcggcggccgccacGGCCCAGCTCCTCACGGCCTGGCGCCAGGCTGTAGGGTAGGGCCCAGCGCTGGCCGCCGGGCTCGGCGCGGGCCTGGGGCGCCCCGACGTGCGGGTTGCTGCAGACGTTGAGGTAGCAGCGGCGGGAGCCGGCCTGACTGGTGCGCAGCACGTAGCCCGCCGCGGGGTGGACGAAGCGGACCTCGACGCCGCGTTCTCGCTCCAGGGCCGCCACCTCCTCCTCGTACAGTCGCCGCTGTTCCGGGTCGGCCAGCTCCGCCGCGTACTCGGCGAAGAGCGCCCGGAACTGCTCGTCGCGGAAAGCCCGTTGGAGCCGCTCCGCCTCTTCGGCGCTGAGCTCCAGCTCCTCTagccgccccgcgcccgccatggccccggcccggccgccggcGTTGCTGTGGAGACACCAAACAAGATGGCGTCTCAGGCTCGGGCGTGCTCGTTGCTATGGTGATAGTAAACAAGATGGCGGCGCTTGACCCCACCCCGGCCACTTGCTATGGAGACCCCAAACAACATGGCGGGCTCTCCCCTGGGGTCTTCTCCGAGTCGCTTCCTCTCTACTTCCGCGCCCCCAATCGCGCCCTCGCCGAGCCTTCCCccgcccttcccctccctggctTCCTGCTGGCTCCCAGCCCTCGCCCCTGCCTGCCACAGGGGCCGCTcactctccccctcccctcctgcatCCCTGAGCCGGCgctgccttcccctcctggCCAGGGGTTGGGGAGCACACTTGGATTTGGGTTTCCATCTCTTCTGATGCAGAAGTTTGCGGTGCCAGGCCCTGCTTCTTTCCCACCTTCCCAATCCCTCCTTCAGCAggagttcctcctcctggccttcCACAAATGTATCCAAGGACCCCGTCCTCATTCCTCCCTCCTCACCTTGTCTGCCCAACGCCATCCACAGATGATGCGCTGCCATTAGTAAATCACACCTCATAAATCTTCGCTAGACCTTTCCTGCCCACCTTTCCACTATCTCAGCAGATAAGTAGCTCTCAGTTCAACTCAGCATGGTAAAAGACAAAGTTCTCCCTATCTTTAacttctttgtttaaaagatttcctgtttgatatgcaCGCATCTGGTTCCCCCAGTTGTCTTCTTTCATTATGCTTTTCCAGTTATCTTCACTGTGATTCTACATATGTTATCTAAACTAAGACCAGTATCTTTTCCTGTAAAAGTTTATTTGGGTACAAAATCTACCATTTTTGGCCTTGACATTTATTATAACCAGCGGGTAATACATAATAAAACCAATCCATCTGAAATCCGGCTGCAGCTGGCTTCACAAAGGTTTCCTCCCTTTTTGCAGTCCCGCAGAAATTCAGAGACCCTGAAGCTTGCTGAAaataccaaacaaaaacaatatttagggtttggttttttttttaaatatagttcaCAATACTATTCTATTTCTCAAATTATGAAAGACTTCATAATATTTCCTTTGACTTTTGGATCATGCTTATCATCATTATTTGActaatttctaaatttattattttagttcTAGGCATTTGGATTTCTTACACTGCCTAGGAATGAGCGTCAGTCTAGGTTAACTGCTAGAACATTGACATTCACTCTGTTTATATAATtgattttctctgttcttcctgATAATTAGAAAGTCggcaaataagaaaatatttccttttaaatgagaaactgaCTATATTTACCTGTCTTCAACTGTCTTATTGGAGGGGTAGAATACCTTGAATGAAAATCCACTTCTTGGAAATGAACCCTGTAAAGAAAAAGGTATATACCACACCTGTGTAAGTAAAATACCGTACAAATAGTAAGAGACCCACTTGAGCGTAACTGCACTCCCTCCTTATCTTTGGTAAAGCGTAAGGAAATCTTACGGGATTTATGCAAAGACAGTCGGTGTTGGTGACGGTGAACGGGTCGTATTTATCTGCAACGACGAGCATATCTGGCAGAGGATATACCCTCAGGGCGTAGTCGTAGGCCCAGTACACAGGGCTGACGTACAACGGAAGTGGCGTCAGATGTCCTTGTGACAATATAGTCTTTACAAACTGCAAGATAAACATAAAGAGTTAGTTTGAGCCATTTTCTACAACTCAAACTCATTCCTGGAGCTGCTACTGCTGTTAATAAAGAAGCTTTGAACCTGGCAATGTTCTTTGTGTACCTCGCTCCCTCTGATTATTAACGATTTCTAGAGTCAAGCAGTAACTCCCCTACGCAGTCAGCTGCTGGCTTGTTTGTTGTGGCGTTTGGGGGGTTTTAACACACAAAGTCCCTTCTAAAATGTTATCAGCCAACATTTGAAGGTGTCAAAACTATTTCATCCACCAGACTCTCCAACAAACCGCAGAATCCGCTTACCTGTTCCTCCAACCCAGGAATACCAACGCTGCCCTAACTTTTATTTTGTGAGGTGTTTCCCCTCGGGCCTTTCCTCGCAGTACCCAATGACCACAAAACACCCACACGTATACACAGTCTTTTCCTCGAACTGGGGAAATCATTTGATTCCCAAATGATTTTGATTCCCTTGGCTCTTCTGGGCGTTGCCCTGCTCCGGATGCCAGCTTGCtccctttcatttgcttttttcatttggcAAACTCCAGCCAGGGTGTTTTGGTTCCTGAAACTCCTCAAGCCCCTTGAAAGTTTTTATTATCTCTAATCAATCACATAGCTGCCATTAGGctccatttttccccaaagggcCAAAATCACTGCAGCGACTTGGTGGAATGGTCTGCTGTTGACAGAAAATGATGTACCAAGCGTAGGCCCAGCTATTCCACTAATACTGCACGAGGCGCAAAGTCACGATTAATTCCGTCTAATGTTAGTAACAAAGTTTCCCTCTCTCATTCATCTTTTTACACTGATGGCTGAATTAAAAAACTcatgagaggcagaaaaggcagaGCAAAGCTGAAGTATGCAAAAGCAACCTAATACTCTTATCTGCAGAAAGTGTTGCAGTACATAATTCTGCATTTCCTTCACGATTCCTTCCTTTCCAAGCATGAGAAAGCCGTGCGTGAGCACAGGGAAGTGACGGCTTGCAGCATACACATCCACGTCTGCGAACCGCGCATCGGTGTCCACACTGAATTCCTTACGTTCACAAAGAAACAGTTCTGTCACGATGGAGCGAAGGAAGAGAGCTAAAAGAAGTTCCCgagtcaaacaaacaaacaaatccctataaaataaatagaaataggCTCTGTCCATCACTGCAATGAGCCAGCACTGCCTGGATTGTTCTCATTCAGTTATATCAGCAAATCCCATCAAGTCCTGCTGTGCGTTCATTAACTAGGATCATAACTCGGAGTGCCGTGGCGACGTATCAAAAGCAGGATTAAGGCTTCAAATCGGAAGGCAGAAAACGCAGGTGGCCTTTTAGAAAAGTGACATGCTGCTTTACTGCAAATGTCACTGGTTAATTGatcaaaccttaaaaaaaaaaaggcaatttgtATTAAACTTTGCCTTTAGGAATCAATGGTTCTTGGTATGACATTCATCGCTGGTGCACATAGACCAAGAGTCAGCTGCTGTGAAGTTCTGCCATCAGGGGTGCCTGCAGTGGGACAGAGTGACTCCATGCCATCAGTCAGCATCATGGTTCCAGTTATTTTACTGTCAAGATGGAAtttagggaggaataaccccaagcaccagtacaggttaggggctgacctgctgggaagcagcgctgcggagaaggacccgggagtcctggtggacaacaagctctccatgaccagcagtgtgccctcgtggccaagaaggccaatggtgtcctggggtgcatggagaagagcatggccagcaggctgagggaggttctcctccccctctgctctgccctggtgaggccacatctggagttctgtgtccagtgctgggctccccagttccagacaaacagggaactactggagagagtccagcggagggctgtgaggacgatgaggggactggagcatctctggtatgaggaaaggctgagagagctggggctggttagcctggagaagactgagaggggatctgatcaatacttatcaatatctaaagagtgggtgtctagaggaaggggccagactcttctcaatggtgcccagtgacaggacaaggggcaacgggcacacactggaacacaggaagttccatctcagtatgaggaaaaactccTTCACTTTgaggtgaccgagcactgggccaggctgcccagagaggttgtggagtctccttctctggagagattcaaaacccgcctggacgccatcctgtgcaacctgctctgggtgatcctgccctagcaggggggttggactagatgatctccagaggtcccttccaacccctgtcagtctgggattctgtgaaaTGAAGGTAGTAATACTAGGTGTATAGATCCTTCTTGTAATCCCTCTTGGTTACTCTTGCAACGTGTTGTGAGAACGCAGATCAGAGCACCCTGATTAAAAACCTGCTGGTTAAAAAAGCAGCCAAGGAGATCTCAGTCAGAAGCGCCGAACAACTCACTCACATGGTTGGGAATATCCATGTTGCTGCTAGGAAAGCGGACACagtttctgcacatcttgttTACCAAATCTTCACGAAAGATAATTATTTCTTGAGTGCAATATTGAACCctaaatggaaaacattaatgaaattaaataaattgagATGAAACTAAAAGATAGGGAGCTGTACTATAAAGTTGTTCTCCCTCTaatacagtaaaatgaaaaagtacattgcagttaaaataatactttcccATCTTCCCTTCATTCTGTCCAGATTCAGAAAAAACACGATGCTTTTGATACTCACTATCAAACTTTTAGCACTACTTCCTTTCATCACTAACTTATCTATGTATGAATGTATTTAAAACTAGCTACAATTAATACAAGCAAGAAATtctaataatttgaaaaaattaagacttttttttccagaatttgtaatttttgaaaattacatctgCACATAAATTAGTcatttggttaaaaaaacaccaacattAAAAACAGCAGTAAGTTACACTGTTACCTGCAAGGATTTGtggtgaaaactgaaaatggcACCAGCTGTCTGAATTCCTCAGTAATATTTTCAGCCAGAGGAGgtctaaaataaacagcaacagATGTATCAACTAAGACTCTTACCTTCCTTCACTATTTAACTCAAAATTCcaaaatttgaaaaagtaaaGGAAACTGACCTTGGTAAAATAGAACCAGGACCAGGGTCTTCAGGGCCAGGAACAAACACAAATCGACTACTGTAAAAAGGTCAACATATCACTTTTATAGAAAATGATCCCAGAAGCATCTAAACATCGGTTATATCCTGCTGTCACTCCACAGATGCATGCAAATAACCTCTTCTGGGGCAGAGACGACAGCTCTTCCCGGCCTTAAGAACCACGTAAATCACAGTTAAGGCGTAAGATACGTATCCACTCCTCACTACAgtggaaggaaccttaaaaaCTGTTCACCGTGCACGGGGGCCAACTGTGGGAAGTACGACAGAGCAGGTTGTGGTGGTAATGGGCTCCACCATCCCATACAGGGACCCCAGGTAACCCAGCAGCGGCACACCAAGAGAGCCCCACCGGGACACGGGATGGAGGATCAGTGCCCAGAGCTTGCTTACCTCTCACACAGAGGTCAAGAGCTGCAGGCTGTGGCCATTCCGGCTTTTGGGGCCCATTCTAGGAGCCGGCTCTACTTCAGGGCGACTGTTACAAATTCAAAGATCAGAGGCCAGGAAGGATAAGCCTGGCCATCTCCCTATTTTACTTTCCTTTGTATACTCAAATCTCTGTAGAATGGATTTAGTTCTCCAGGCCTGGAATGGGGCTCTCACGGATCAGGGAcacaagaagagagaaatacaaGATTCCTTTGCAGGATTGCGTTGCTTTGGTTAGTTCTCAAACTAACTAGCTGTGGAGAACCATGTGCAAGAATGGAAAAGATAGAAATGAGATGTCTCCATGTAGGCAGTGCTCAGTGTTTCAGGTGACATTTTCTGTGGCTGGTACAGAAAGCCTGTAGGTGATTGCAGCAGTGGCAAGACTTCAACATCAGTTTATAATGCAGCGCTGCTTGGGCAGAACCCTGCTGATTTAAAGGGAACTCCCGGGCAAAAAGGGACTCACCCCAACAGCACTTTTGGGGAATCATGGGCCATGTTTAGTCCACGTGGAAAATGTTCCAGGGAGAGGCAGTTTCACCTTTGCTCACTCAATAGTAGCTTACATGACCAAGCTGTTTTAGATAAAATCAAAACCTTACACTGCTCCCAGAACAAACTTACAGGCCTGTTACAAGCCCAGCTTGCTATCTGATCATAGCTGGCTCACAATCATGAGGAAACATTGCATCTGTTAGTTTCTTAAAGTAATTTAAGCAAAggtttcacaaaataaaaaaatttcccttttcataGCACTTTGCTGTGTACCTTTTGTGAATGCTGGGATATTCACATATCATATCTGCAAGAGCCTTCAAGGAACCtagagtcaggaaaaaaaaaatatctatgaTACACCACCTAGTTAGACAACAAACATAGATTATATGAATCACTCCTACACTtcagtacattaaaaatgtgtcaCTTACTTAGAAAATAtgggtttcttttctgctctcttaatttgttttgtcgtcattattttaatttaatgtacATGTCCGACTGTATACAAAGACTTCCCTACCTTTCAGTgactgaatttgattttttccatatggtgcagatgaaaaatttccacaaaagaaaaagcaggttgGAGGTGCAGAGGAATAACCTGGGAAAAGAGAGTATCTGTGAGTATAACATCCATTCACTTCAGTATCTTTCAGCATTCAGCCTGTAGTCCATTTCCTGAAAGGCAGAaactgtgtcctggtttcagtagggatagagttcattttcttcctagcagctagttagtgctgtggtttggatttaggatgagaataatgttgataacacactaatattatagttgttgccaagcagtccaggacttttcagcttcttacacTGCCCTGTCAACAAGAAGCtaggaggggacacggccaggacagctgacccaactgcccaaagggatattccataccatatgacatcacacTCAGTGTACAACTGAGGATTAGCCGGGAGGTGGggcggctcaggaactagctgagcatcagcttcaggtggtgagaaactgccatgcatcacttgttttgtgtattcttttatcattattattattctcttccttttctgtcctactaaactatctttatctcaagccacaagttttacctttttcttttcgattttctcccccaccccactggcAGGGGGTTATTGAGCAAAAGGCTGCGTggtggttttagctgcctgccgggttaaaccacaacaaactgAAACAGCACTTCAAGCTCTGCTGCTATTAATACACCTGAACTATTTTCTTGATACAGGCTTTTGTAAGCTTAAAAAGGATGATGGCAATGTACAAATGTCACCTCAAGGGAGCCCTCTGTTATTTACAGACCCAGTTCCaacaatattttttgtgtgtatcCAACTAACTACTCACCCAGTCATATAATTACACAAAGTAcaattataataaataatacaatttaaaaatgcatttttttctccttaaagagaaaaatagtgaGTAGGTAGCAATGGATTACTATTAACCTCCATGCATCATTCCAATTCAAGGGCTCTACCAACATTTAATTCGCTCTTTGGCATTATAAAGCAACAGTAATTGGAATTGCCTGAGCATTTTAAGAAGGTGATGAATCCTCACAATATCACTAATCACCCAGAAACATATGCTTTATAGCaaagagtgaaaaaagaaacctgattCCTATCcctaaaagaaaagtaaaaccatCTACTCAGGCATTCATCTCACACTCCCCATTACTCTCCATTTTCCTAACACGCAGTACCAGACTTGGATTTACTTCGCTATTTTTCAATCCAGTTGTTAAATAGGACAGAATTGTTTATACCAGAGAAATGGCTcatcaatgtttttttttcttgctattccACTCAgctattatttttagtttataatTATGAAGCTTATTATTTGCCCATTAAAAAAGGTCTCAAAATAGTAAATGCAATGTAAGCATCTTTGCCAGTTGAGTTCAGTTTATTAACTGCACTGCCCAAAGTCCCTTTATTACTTCAGCATATGCAATCAAGGTCAAGTTCAGTTTGCTTTAAGGATCTTGCCAACTTTGATCAAGATAGTGAACTGGTTTCGTAACTTCTGGACGAGTGTGGTAATTTGCATCCAATTTTCTTTAGGTGAGTAACAGCTTCCC includes:
- the DNAAF2 gene encoding protein kintoun, which encodes MAGAGRLEELELSAEEAERLQRAFRDEQFRALFAEYAAELADPEQRRLYEEEVAALERERGVEVRFVHPAAGYVLRTSQAGSRRCYLNVCSNPHVGAPQARAEPGGQRWALPYSLAPGREELGRGGRRRLVYDVVFHPAALRLAARSPRFRRLLSDTALDAVERHCAVQLDRANAAVLRGSKYKGVPQAPVIRTPLPGGAPPPPADGDSPLPPFPFPPAAAPPPPPADPPAARPAGPTTPRWSIRHRSYVDLQDYRCCRDSAPSPVPRELVVTVELPLLRSAAQAALEIRGRELRLDSQRPAYRLRLRLPYDVDESRGRAAFNKAQRQLLVTLPVVPGPGPQEQLGPGGERLQEAGPGAEGLGEPPAAEAGGKAAPPPGPGGGAAWSTCGGGEPAERPGDPPADPPADSDPPSPRSGAASPAPSASPEPATTSGLGGDATPCPPESQASPAAESSPGDMALPQGSGSPEAAVCPPFQCRQDEASLTLLLHVPGIRPQSLSGAVGTNHYHLRFSSGTGAYALFLQFPPANRLSSPETSVSVSAHNAAVGLAKAPGSTGPWEKFCFGLDASALQERLFVSEENVDGFLGTVLCPSFCSQSALESQPLIEVLDVTEDRIQIRLKPQEAVHSEPDGKEQTLSSSGGNLVEKTNGDYSQTKAETNCTAADAAEGERATETNKTSTSSATAETIGKVGCSSHHCLQHEPSDTSSAIPGESRRKEPDLESAVTVGETAAAADSEKAAGLLLEGQAKAEGDGAAAPAGLARGNQHSSDSRPASPLLQEVSMQDGSVQIVRDHVTHCPVAFQNPLLYELD